Below is a window of [Synechococcus] sp. NIES-970 DNA.
ATTCTTTCAAATTTTTTTAGGCTCTCTTTGTTTTTTTAAGCTTGACAAACGGATCTATTAGGAATGAAATTAAATTAGACAACTCAGTAGAAAATAGCTTGCGACAATAGTCTTTAAAAGACTCAAATAGCTACCCTAAAAAGTTTTAAAGCTAATCTCTAGACTTATTCTGACCGTATTATCGTAAGCTTTTTGTCTTGAGCGCAACTCATGATGCTCACCACCGGTGATTCCGTTGCTGAGATATGATGAACAAATCTTTATGATATTTCTTGCGGATGGCTTCTGGGATTTTTGATTTTGAGACAATTCGTGCCACTTGTCATGCTTTAGAGTTTGGGAAACGGCTACCGACTGCCCTCTATTTACATATTTCGACGCTCGATCGCCTGCCCGCTGCGTTGCAAAACTATGAGGCGATCGCCCGATCTCTGCTGCCTGACCAAACTTTCCCTATTGCCCTAATTAAGTTCAATACCGTTGAACCGAAAATTTCCTATCTCGATTATCCAGACTTCGATCAAGACCCCCATCCCGCTTTAAGACAAAGTATTCAGGTTAATTTAGAACTCTCCAGCCATCAATTGCGCCATTATGGTGAAAATCCACCGATTTTGCATCGTAAAGAAACCTTCGTTTGTCCCGATTACCCGCTCTACGAAAAATTTGCTGTATTGACCCAAGCAGAGGAAAAGTTAGGTTTACTCGCTGACTCCCGCAATATTGGGCATCGCCAGCAATGGGAAAAACGACTGCAAGATTTTCGGGTACGCATCGACGATCATCAACTGATCGAAATCAAAGATTTAGCCCACAAAACCCCCAAGATTGACCGACACAAAGCGGCAATTATCCGCAGGCAAATGTCCCGCCCCGTGCGATCGCTGTTTGAAGCCAACGTATTCCATGAGGGGATGAGCTTTTTTGACTATGGTTGCGGTCATGGTGAGGATTTGCAATTCATTACGGCAAAAGGTTTTCAGGCTCAGGGCTGGGATCCCCACTATCAACCAGATGGCGAAAAAATCGCGGCGGATGTGGTGAATCTGGGCTATGTGATCAACGTGATCGAGAACCCTGCGGAACGGCGGGATGCTCTGGTAAAAGCTTGGGAATTGACGCAAAAAATATTGGTGGTTTCGGCACAGGTTTTGATTGCTGATGGCGGTTATGGTCAGATTGCCTATGGCGATGGCGTGATCACCAGTCGCAACACTTTTCAAAAATATTATGACCAAGAGGAATTGAAACTCTATATTGACCATATTCTCGGTGTAGATGCGGTTCCCGTGGCATTAGGGATTTATTTTGTGTTTCGGGATGAGTCCCAAGCAGAAACTTTTCGGGCTTCACGCTTTCGGTCACGGGCAACGGCTCCTCGGATTCGGCGATCGGTTAAACGGTTTGAGGATTACCAAGTACTCCTACAACCATTGATGGCCTTTATCATTGAACGAGGACGATTACCCAAAAAGGGAGAACTACGAGAAGAAAGTGATATTTGCACTGAATTTAAAACCCTGACCCATGCCTTTAAGGTGATTGAACAGGCAACGGATACTGAAGAGTGGCAACGGATTGCAGAGCAGCGCAAATCAGATATTCAAATTTATTTAGCCCTTTCCAAATTTGCCAAGCGGCCGCAGTTTAGCTACCTAGATTCAACTTTACAGACAGATATCAAAGTTCTTTTTGGAACATATAAACAGGCTTGTCTACTCTCTGACATGATGCTGTTCAGTTTAGGAGATTTGCAGAATTTAGCGGATATTGCCCAAGACAGTAAAATCGGCATTTGCTCGAATAAAGCATTATTGGTGCATATCAGTGCCCTCGAACAGCTTGACCCATTGCTCAGACTTTATGAGGGATGTGCTAGTCGGACGGTGGGACGTCTAGAAAACGTGACTTTAGTGCGGTTCTATCTCCATGAACCAAAGATTGCCTATATTTCCTGCGATGATTTCGATAAAGATCCACACCCCCAGTGGCGGATGGCAATGCAGATCAGTTTGCAGGATCTAAAGGTGCGTTACAAGGAATATGACCCTGATTTTGCCCCTGTTATCCAACGTAAAGATCGCTTAGTGAGTCAGGATTATCCGCTATATGAAAAGTTTGCCAAATTATCCCAACAGGAAGAGGATTGGGGGTTATTAGATAATTGGTCAGAGATTCAACTCTGGTCGGGGTGGCAAAAGGTGCTACGAGAAATGGGAGTTGAGTTTAAGGGGTCGCGGTTGCGGTGGCGGCAGGATGTGGATTCTTATCAACAAAAAATCATCAAGTCTCAAATTCGGGCACGGCAACGGCAACGGCAACGACAAAAACAGAATCAGGCTTAGGCGATCATTCAGATAATAGGGATCGCACTTTCTTAATCGATTGAGTCAAGATATCTGCGACGGCTGCTATTTCTTCGTCTGTGGTAAATTTGCCAATCCCAATTCTTAAGGCTCCGTCAATCAAGGTATCAGGTAAATTCATCGCCCTGAGAACATGGGATGGAGTAACGGTTCCACTAGAACAGGCTGATCCAGTGGAAATAGCAAGTTGATTGCGAATACGGGCAATAATTGCACTATTAGGAATTTCTGGAATGGAGATGTGTATGTTTCCGGCGAGACGCTGGAATTGATTGCCATTAACGACAATTTCGGGAATCGCTTGGGTGAGTTGGGTTTGGAGGTAATTACGTTTGGCGGCGATCGCCTTTTCGTCTTGCTCCATTTCTAACTGGCGTAAATGGCAGGCTTCACCCAGTCCGACGATACCGGGTAGATTCAATGTGCCGGGGCGTAATCCTTGCTGCTGTCCTCCACCAAACAGAATTGCTTCGAGGGGGTGATCGGTTTTGTGGATGAGTGCACCGACGCCTTGGGGGGCGTAGAGTTTATGGCCAGACAGTGCTAACAAGGTAATGCCCCAATCAGTGAAGTTTATGGGAATTTTGCCTATGGCTTGGGATGCGTCACAGAAAAAAGGTACGGAATATCGTTTGGCGATCGCCCCAATGAGTTCGATGGGGTAGATGGTTCCCACTTCGTTATTTGCTGCCATGATGCAGAGCAGGTCTAAGCCGTTGCGGCAAATGTTCTCGACGGTATTGAGGTCAAGATTTGCGTCACGGTCTACGGGCAATGTAATCAGTTCGATGCGTCCTTGTTGTTCGAGGTAATGACAGGTATCAAGGACAGCTTTATGTTCTACGGCAGAAATAGCGATACGGGGAAGTTTGCCCTGTTTTCCGTGGTGCAAAATGGTTCCCTGAATGGCAAGGTTAATGCTTTCTGTTGCGCCAGAGGTGAATATGATTTCTTTGGGTCGGCAGTTAACTAGATCGGCAATGTGTTGTTTGGCTTGTTCTATGGCTTCTCGACTGCGATCGCCCACGACATGATCCACACTGCTAGCATTACCAAATTGACCGGTCATCGCTGCCATGACTTTTTCGGCAACTCTAGGATCAACCGGGGTTGTGGCGTGGTAATCGAGGTAGATAGGCTTATCGGTCGGCATTGGGTAAAAGTGGTGAGAGCATTTCTTCTAGTTCAATGATGTCTCGCTGCACAACATCCCACAGGGTCTTGAAATTCACGCGATCATATTGGTGAGCCAAAATATCACGCATTCCGGCGATCGCCTTCCAAGGGATATGGGGATTTGCTGTTCTAAATTCAGTAGAAAGGCGCTTTGTCGCTTCGCCAACCACAATAATTTGGTAGAGAATTGCGGATTGTTTTTCTTCGTTCGCCCTAAGCTGTTCTTCGGTTAAGTTGGCGGTAAATAGCTTAATGCGTTGAATTGCATTAAAAATATCGAGCAAGCAAGCATCATCAAGATTCATAGATCGTCATTGCGGTATTGAGGATTTCTTGGCGACGTATCCAATTATCTCCATTTTGAATGGCTTCTTTCACAACAAGGTCAACATTCCGATTCAATAACTCTTCTAGTTGGTTTTTGATTTTGGCAAGGGTCAGTAATCCTTGGGGGGCTTCGGGAACAAAGGAAACCAAGAAATCAATATCGCTATCTTCTCGAAAATCTTCTCGCAAGATGGAACCGAACAGAGCAAGTTCAGTAATTTTCCATTGCCGACAAATTTCTACCAGCTTTTCTTTGGATATCGACAGACGATCGCCGTAATCTGCTAAAAGTTTAAAATTTGCCGTCATGCTATTTAGCCCTTGGGAAATTTAAGCTATAGATCTATTCTACTAACAAGAGTATGGAGGGCAATCACCAACGGCATGATCCACACTGCTGGCATTGCCAAATTGGGTCGTCATCGCTGCCATGACTTTTTCGGCAACTCGGCGATCAACTAGAGTTTTTCCCTCTGATCAAGAATTTCGCCAAGGTACTGATAAACAAAATCTTCAGCAGCGGCTGGGTTGATCTGCTGTAGAGCGGTCACAATATCGGCGATCGTTTCACCACTCGGATCAGCAGCTCCTTTAACCCAACGATAAACCGTATTACGCTCAATCTCTAGGACTTTAGCGATGCGGTACTGACTCACGCCATGAGTCTCTAGTACTTGTTTCAAGGCACGACTTACACTTCCCATGGGCTAAATCGTGACAAAGGATTGACTTTTCGTAAATGTCATCTAGAATGATAGACATCTAACTTGATGACAGTTTCCCGACATCTACCTGCATCTATGTAAATGCCTATGCAACAAAAAGCTATTTTGAATAAACCCATCCTGATGGAAATCCTTGTTTAACAGCCAGTGTTGTTAAAGGTTTGATCGTTGCTTCATACGCATTAAAAAGCTTTTCATAATTTAAAAGATCATCAGTAGTTAAGTTAAGGTCGCTAACATAAACATCGATGGTTTTATCCCAACTTTTTTTGGGTAGATATTCGTGATTAGTAGTTAATGCGAGATGTTGTAAACGAACAAATTCAGGGAAATACTTTTCTGATGGCAAGTTATTTGATTTTGATGAATTCACTTCTGGAACGACTGGAACTAAATTCCAAAGTTGATCATGAGCAACAAATGACCACGGTAAATAATGATCTAAAGATAATCGTTTTAAATCTAATATTTGACCGGAATAAATACAATGCAAAGACTTATACTTTAAGACTATAGACCAAAATTTTGTCTGAGAAGATAATGAACCTCTTTGCTGTGGCATAAAGAGTTTATTCACAATATTTGGCGTTGTTGGGTTTTTTGCTTGCATATATTTTAACCATTCCCATGCTGCCCAACCCTTAACGATTGCAAAATTTTCCTTTAAATAATCTGCCCAATCGGGAGAAATCCAAATCCCTGTGCATTCTTTTAGATTATTAGAATTAAAGCAATAAAGAGGTTTTAATGTTTCAAATTTCTGATTCACTACCTCGACAATAACCTGATGAAGTCGATTCTTATCAATATTTTTTGTTTCTTGAGTAAGGAAAGGACGAATTAAACGATAAGGAACAAAGCGGCATAAATCATTAACAATACTAGGTTTTAGTTGAGCTTTGATTGTTTGACGTAAAAGTTTTTTATCTGTATCTCTAAACTTTAGAATCGGTTCAGTAATAACTAAATTTAAAGAATCTAATTTATTGGTGATTTGATCTTGAACTCCAAACGAAAGCTTAAAGTATACGTGGGGAAACCAAGAGTTTGCTAGTATTTCAACTATTAATTCAGAAAAGCTGATTAACTCTGTAATCTCAAAATTTCTACGATTGAGAATATCTAGCAGAGAGAGAAAAAATAAATATTTATAAGAGTTTGTCGTTTTATTGAAAATGCCTGACAGTTTGAAAACATCAACAATTTTAGATTCTGGTATTGATTGCATCAATTAATTTCAAATCACATAATTTTCACTCAAAGTTTAGTCGATTACAAGTTCTTCAAGCTAGATATTAAACATAAATATTTATCCTCAATATTATTTTCAAATTTAAAGAATTTTATTTTGCGTAATTAAGATTAATTTTTTGTTTGGGAGTTTTCTTTCTTTTTTGTCCTAGTAGTTGGGAAATGAGTTTGGAATTTATCTTAATCCCTCTGCTAAAACATCTTTCCCGGCATCGCAAATCTGACTGTAAGCACAATAGGAACAGTGCTTAGTCTCGGGGTTAGGCGTGTAATCTCGTTGGATAATTTGCTGCATTAAAGTTTTTGCTTCTTGGTCGATCGCCTCTAAGTCTTGGGGAGTAAAAGAATATAGATGAGGCTTGCGCAGGTAGGCGATGTAAGCCCTTGGTTTTTGCGCTGCCCTGGCATAGGCCCAGAGTTGGAAACGGTGTTCTGCCGGATTTATTTGTCCATCTGTTTTAACATCAAGCACAAAATCTTCACCAATGAGATCCACCCGGCCATTGAGGATGAGTTGATTTTGATGTAGCTCTAAAGCCACTTCCTGATCACCCTGTTGGACAGTCGCAAATACCGGGTCTGTCCGAAAAGTGTGAGCGAGAGAAAGTGCCTCTGCCACTTTGTCAGGGGGCAGTTTAGGCTCCTGGTTATGGAAATCTAACTGCTCAATGGTTAAATAATTTTTTTCTAAAGCAGTATGAGTTAAAGAACCAATGGCAGCGGCATAATTACTTTCTCCTTCACGCCAGCCTGGATGCCTGATGATCTGTTCAAAATAGAACCGTTGGGGACAGCGAGCATAGGTAGTAAGGGCGGTCATGGGTAACTCAATGCCATTGCTCCGAGCTGGATCTAGGAGTAGCTCAGGCAATGGTTGCAATTCGGAAGAATGATGCTTTTTGTCGTCTTTTTGCCAAGATTCTGTTGGAGGGCATAGATCTGGAGAAATTTCTTTGATGGGGAAATTCTCTGGGTCCAACTGCAATAGGTCTAAAGCGCCGCCTTTCTCTTTAGGCATGGTCAAAATTAGGTGATCGCGGGCGCGGGTGAGGGCGACGTACAAAACCCGTTTCGCTTCGGCGTTTTCTCGCTCTTTCTGGTTGCCTTCAAGGAGTTGAAAGAGTGCAGATTTTTGCAGTTTTCCCTGGTCATCCCGTTGTTTGAGGGCAACGCCAAATTCTGGGTCGAAGAGAATACCTGCACTCGTATTGGAAAGCTTTCGGGTCAGATCTGGCACAATTACCACTGACCATTCCAAGCCCTTCGCCGCGTGGATCGTCATTAAAGAAACGGCATCAGCCGCTTCAAGGGGGGGACGGGGAATTTTAATTTGATGGCGTTGGAAACGCTGTAGACGGCGAACAACAGATAACACATCGCCAGTGCCCTGTTCCAAGTAACGCAAGAGTTCTAAAAAGCCCTGCCAATCTGCAAGACGACGGGTGGCCTGGGGGAGATTGGCGATCACAGCGGAATAGCCAGTGAGTCGATCTGCCAGTTGGAGAAGTTGGGACGGGGTAAGGATATTGCGTTTGTTGAGCAATTGTTTGAGGATTGCAACCCGTTTTTGCACTTCTGGTCGGTCACTCTCTTTTAGACGAGACCAGCATTTTTGATTTTTCTCTCGAAAGCGTAATTCATAAAGCAGGCGATCGCTCAAGGTAAAGAAAGGGCTCCGGAGGACTGCGACTAAGGCCAGATCATCATTGGGGTTGGCAATGAATTGGAGCAGAGAAAGACCATCCAGGGCTTCATGGGTATCCAAAAGATTACCGCCACTAGATTGGAGGAAAGGGATCTGCCATTGGGCCAGAGCCTGGCTATAGATATCCAGAGGTTCCCAGGTGCGAGAGAGAATTGCAATATCTTTCGGGGCGATCGCCCTTAGTTCTCCTGTCGGTTTATCCCAAACTTCGAGCCCTTGGGAGAGCATGTCATAGATCAATTGGGCGATTTGTTGAGCTTCTACCTTGCGGGCCTCGGCGATCCCTATTTTTTCTTCTGGGGCAAAGCGATAAATCTCTAAATGGAGCGGATCGTGGGGTGCTTCTTCACGATGAGCATCTAAATCCTGGTGAAGTTCCCCGAGGACAGGGCGAAATACGGTATTGATATTGTTGACTAAATTCTCATGGGTGCGAAAACTGGTTGTTAGGGACACGCCATTCTTTAATTGCGATCGCCAAGCGCGAAAAACCTCCACATCAGCCCGCCGGAATCCATAGATCGACTGCTTATCATCACCAACAATTGTGAGTTTACTTTGCTCTTCACTTCTCCCCGTCAAGGCTTCAAGTAATTTCCCTTGGGTAGGGTTGGTATCCTGAAATTCATCAATAAGATAGGCCCGCCAACGGTCTTTGTAATAATCCCGCACAGTAGGGTCTTCAAGGGCTTGCAGAGCATAAATTTCTAGATCATTAAAATCCAACACCCTGGCTTGCTGCTTGATTTCTTTTAATCGTTGCTCTACCCACTGAAAAGCACCTTGTAAAGTAGTGACCCATTGGGTTTCCCGTTTATCCAACTCACCTAAAGTCAGACCCAGTAATGAGATATCAGGAAATTTCTGGACAAAATCCCGACAGGCGATCGCCTGACTACGCACTGTTTTGAGCGCATCTTCACTGGGCCAATTTTTTTTCGCTCCCCCACTGCCCACTTTTAGGGTTTGCAGTGCTCGTAGAGTGCTTTGGAAGCGATCGCTTGTGATATCTTCTCGGCTACGTTCCAGGTCTACCATCAACTCTGCCAGGGTTTGGCGCACTTGTTCTAACTTATCTCCAGGCGCTCCTTGGTATTGAGCGATAATGGCTTGAGTCTCTTGCCAAGTTTCACTGGCTAACAGATTTTTGATCACCCGCTGCTGTTTATCTTGCAAAGTAGGTAGCCAATCTTCACGACTTCTTTCTAGGGCTTCACGGGCACTCAGAGGATCACCAAGCAGGGCGGCGATCGCCATTTTTAGAGTGGAATAGGGAATCTCCCCATAAAGTTCTGCTGGCATCTCCGCCAGGGCCAGGTTTAACTGTTCCGTCTGCCAAATACTCCCTTCCCATTCATCGAGGGGTTGAAACGTTGCGGGTACACCCGCCGCTTCAGGATGTTCCCGACAGATGCGCATCGCCACCGCGTGGAAGGTACTAATTTGGGCGGCCTCTACCTCAGCCAGCCAGTCAAATCTATCTGGGTGTTCCTGGGCGATCGCCTGACGAATCCTGGCCCGTAATTCCGTGGCTGCTTTTTCCGTAAAGGTCATCGCCACCACCTCTAAAGGGGAAAGCCCATCATTATTCAGGTGATGAAGATAGCGGGCGGCCAACATGTGCGTTTTTCCAGTCCCGGCCCCAGCAGTGATGCTGACACTGGTTTTTGAGATAACGGCGGCTTTTTGTTGTTCAGTTAAAGGCATTATTCTTGTTCCTCCCGGTTGATGCGGCACACCGCTTTAAAATCACAATAGGTACAGGCGTCATATTTCCGATCGGGGGCAACAGGATAGGAGCCTTCTTCGAGATGAGCTTTCAGGCGATCGCCCGCAGCCTGGAGATCCTTTTCATCAGGAGATTTTGAGTTCAGTTTTTCCCCTTTGGTTAGGGAGTAATAGAGATTCTGCGTCACCTGATACTCAGGATATTGGTGCCGTACTGCCGCTTCATAGATTGGCAGTTGGAGGTCAATTTTGAGGAGACCAGATTCATCCTGAATACCCTTGGGTGCATTAGAACTGGTTTTATAGTCCATAATCACCAGATCATTGGTGCCGTTAATCTGATCAATGCGGTCAATGCGACTTGTAATCCGAAAATCTTGCCAAGTACAGTCAATTTTGGCTTCAAGCGCTAGGACATTTCTGTTTTCTGGTAAAAATTCAGGGGCGGCGATCGCCCGTTGGAGGGCCTGAATGTGTTCGGTGCGTTGTCGTTTCCACCCCGGCAATAGCGGGAACTCAACCAGTTTCTCTGCTTCAATAAACCATTTTTGTAACTGCTCAAAATCTGTTAAATCTAGGTTGGGATCCTCTTGATGGGCTTTCAGGGCAATTTCTAGTACCTTGTGATAAAGAGTGCCCCGCTCACTGGGTTCGAGTTCTGTGTCTGGCTCATCGAGGGCCTCTAATTTGAGTACCTTAGTCGCAAACCATTTGAAAGGACATTGCCCCAATTGCAGCAGTTGCGAAGCACTGAAGGTGTGCTCTTGCCAGGGAAAAGGTTCTCCAATTATGCCTTGGTATTCGTCTAATACGCCCTTTTGGAGACGCCGTTGCTCAACCTGGTGTGCGGCGATCGCCTGGTCTAAAGTTTCGGATTGGAGCACTGTCGGGATTGAAGCTTGAGTTAAATAAAACTGGTAAGCCTCCGCCCGACTCGCAGCGCGCAGAACCGAATTTTTTGTGGGCTGGAGGCCTAATCTCTCAAAATAAATAGAAGCGGTTTGGGTGCGATAACGTCCCTCTCCTTGGCCCAGACTGCTATAGGAGAAGGTAAATTGAACTTGAGGTACCTGCAACAAACTATAGAACTGAAACTGTTCCCGCCGTGCCTTGGCGATCGCTCCTTCAATGGGCAACTGGTCAGATAACTGCTTACGGGTATAAAAATCTAAAACGGGTTCATCCCGCAGTAGCCGGGGTAAAACACCTTCAGCACCATCGATGAGAAAAATATAGTCATATTGAGACCCAATCAGATTACGGGGATTATGGACACCCACCCCACCGCGAATCGGATAGGCCGGCGTGGTTAACAGTTGCAAAGTAGTGCGTAATTCTGTTTGAAACATTTCCCAGCCCATGGTTTCTGCTGTGGATGTTGCCAAGCTATCCAGACCATCGATTAATTTTTTGTAGGCAACTGTTTCCGTGGCCCAGGGGAGTGCCTGTCGCTGTACTTCAAAGACATTCAAAATTTTCTTCAGGTATTCCGTCCAGGCCGAGAGAGTTGTTTCTAGGGGTGGCCGCAGTACCGCCAGATCAAGTTGATAATGTTCCTGGGTTAATGCTTGCCAAGCGTTAAAAGTATTGGGTTTTAGGCGATGGGCCACCTGCCAAAATTCCGCTCCCAAGGGATGGGTCAGGGGGTGACTGAGCCATTGGGCCGTGGTTTCAAAAGCATAGTTACTATCAATCACGCTTAGGAGTTGCAGTAGCCAAGCCCCAAGCCGCGTTTTCTGGAGGGGGATTGGA
It encodes the following:
- the addA gene encoding ATP-dependent nuclease subunit A, translated to MPLTEQQKAAVISKTSVSITAGAGTGKTHMLAARYLHHLNNDGLSPLEVVAMTFTEKAATELRARIRQAIAQEHPDRFDWLAEVEAAQISTFHAVAMRICREHPEAAGVPATFQPLDEWEGSIWQTEQLNLALAEMPAELYGEIPYSTLKMAIAALLGDPLSAREALERSREDWLPTLQDKQQRVIKNLLASETWQETQAIIAQYQGAPGDKLEQVRQTLAELMVDLERSREDITSDRFQSTLRALQTLKVGSGGAKKNWPSEDALKTVRSQAIACRDFVQKFPDISLLGLTLGELDKRETQWVTTLQGAFQWVEQRLKEIKQQARVLDFNDLEIYALQALEDPTVRDYYKDRWRAYLIDEFQDTNPTQGKLLEALTGRSEEQSKLTIVGDDKQSIYGFRRADVEVFRAWRSQLKNGVSLTTSFRTHENLVNNINTVFRPVLGELHQDLDAHREEAPHDPLHLEIYRFAPEEKIGIAEARKVEAQQIAQLIYDMLSQGLEVWDKPTGELRAIAPKDIAILSRTWEPLDIYSQALAQWQIPFLQSSGGNLLDTHEALDGLSLLQFIANPNDDLALVAVLRSPFFTLSDRLLYELRFREKNQKCWSRLKESDRPEVQKRVAILKQLLNKRNILTPSQLLQLADRLTGYSAVIANLPQATRRLADWQGFLELLRYLEQGTGDVLSVVRRLQRFQRHQIKIPRPPLEAADAVSLMTIHAAKGLEWSVVIVPDLTRKLSNTSAGILFDPEFGVALKQRDDQGKLQKSALFQLLEGNQKERENAEAKRVLYVALTRARDHLILTMPKEKGGALDLLQLDPENFPIKEISPDLCPPTESWQKDDKKHHSSELQPLPELLLDPARSNGIELPMTALTTYARCPQRFYFEQIIRHPGWREGESNYAAAIGSLTHTALEKNYLTIEQLDFHNQEPKLPPDKVAEALSLAHTFRTDPVFATVQQGDQEVALELHQNQLILNGRVDLIGEDFVLDVKTDGQINPAEHRFQLWAYARAAQKPRAYIAYLRKPHLYSFTPQDLEAIDQEAKTLMQQIIQRDYTPNPETKHCSYCAYSQICDAGKDVLAEGLR
- a CDS encoding hypothetical protein (conserved hypothetical protein); this translates as MGVIYKHSAPFLQIAQDLLKTGKAKAIAPTRQTARCLKQSRPFTLDNLAKELLKQQGIRVLNPLEQYRYLKQAIATTLNPTDLEGTVQIWQGAIQELLQTSPDLDTLKQFETPKIQQLYQVIHAYQAQLQSVGAVDPAAVLWQAIALKPEPQTLCIYGYPDPRADEVAFIEAIAAPDSLFHLPYTDEKGLLSRQAEIKEQLQSKGWRLEEEQSKALTLGDRLSQKFLGQSSLNVEPKTVQAHVYPNWETEARGTLGQIKQLLQQGVAARAIAIVANEDTTWGPLLLHVAQEYEVPLSLPNPIPLQKTRLGAWLLQLLSVIDSNYAFETTAQWLSHPLTHPLGAEFWQVAHRLKPNTFNAWQALTQEHYQLDLAVLRPPLETTLSAWTEYLKKILNVFEVQRQALPWATETVAYKKLIDGLDSLATSTAETMGWEMFQTELRTTLQLLTTPAYPIRGGVGVHNPRNLIGSQYDYIFLIDGAEGVLPRLLRDEPVLDFYTRKQLSDQLPIEGAIAKARREQFQFYSLLQVPQVQFTFSYSSLGQGEGRYRTQTASIYFERLGLQPTKNSVLRAASRAEAYQFYLTQASIPTVLQSETLDQAIAAHQVEQRRLQKGVLDEYQGIIGEPFPWQEHTFSASQLLQLGQCPFKWFATKVLKLEALDEPDTELEPSERGTLYHKVLEIALKAHQEDPNLDLTDFEQLQKWFIEAEKLVEFPLLPGWKRQRTEHIQALQRAIAAPEFLPENRNVLALEAKIDCTWQDFRITSRIDRIDQINGTNDLVIMDYKTSSNAPKGIQDESGLLKIDLQLPIYEAAVRHQYPEYQVTQNLYYSLTKGEKLNSKSPDEKDLQAAGDRLKAHLEEGSYPVAPDRKYDACTYCDFKAVCRINREEQE
- a CDS encoding putative aminotransferase → MPTDKPIYLDYHATTPVDPRVAEKVMAAMTGQFGNASSVDHVVGDRSREAIEQAKQHIADLVNCRPKEIIFTSGATESINLAIQGTILHHGKQGKLPRIAISAVEHKAVLDTCHYLEQQGRIELITLPVDRDANLDLNTVENICRNGLDLLCIMAANNEVGTIYPIELIGAIAKRYSVPFFCDASQAIGKIPINFTDWGITLLALSGHKLYAPQGVGALIHKTDHPLEAILFGGGQQQGLRPGTLNLPGIVGLGEACHLRQLEMEQDEKAIAAKRNYLQTQLTQAIPEIVVNGNQFQRLAGNIHISIPEIPNSAIIARIRNQLAISTGSACSSGTVTPSHVLRAMNLPDTLIDGALRIGIGKFTTDEEIAAVADILTQSIKKVRSLLSE